A genomic segment from Myxococcales bacterium encodes:
- a CDS encoding M28 family peptidase, which translates to MKNLRLLLAASAVACTVTLAAFGVGCQGGAPDDAAEAQGALAPAASGLKVTLDDLATFGEKRVGTPAGKKAADYIMDRMKRAELRNVHFEEFNFPMHVADPTKASLAVSKGGAPEPPVAFDIFEGSGAGDVRDSELVYVGSAKPEDLRGKELRGKIALVKRDSKYHRSSQYRNVSQAGAVAMLYASAVPQNQIQIGSIRHAWEAMGPIPAITIGKDDGERLQKSVGEGNVRASLKVDARVARGTGRNVVGVVPGKNYGKKDASGKSLDRQIVIGAHYDTWYVGSVDNGCGVAALLYFAGKRGQTDGRFDNTIVFVAYDGEEVALYGGYDYLRKHQDDGMLAVVNFEMPAAETDLKNGGITTLFGGVASSEVPIMDLALRESRTAGLFDTFTVWLSLDKIQQMFGGIIPTDIQGAYRSGIPTVSTASDSPWYHTRLDTPDKVDADFLARGVKSFDKAVQIFATSSPDKFEGRDPTLWGADLRLPIATSTEVLAEVQLTDPQGNILIGKDVTATFFCDDFFAAPDVVAKTDATGHARFSFARELQSCAGRRWVHVSAGGDYPLVEKVIAVPSR; encoded by the coding sequence GTGAAGAACCTCCGCCTCCTCCTCGCTGCGTCCGCCGTTGCCTGCACCGTCACGCTGGCCGCCTTCGGGGTCGGCTGTCAGGGGGGCGCGCCGGACGACGCCGCCGAAGCGCAAGGCGCCCTCGCGCCCGCCGCCAGCGGCCTCAAGGTGACGCTCGATGACCTCGCGACCTTTGGCGAAAAGCGCGTCGGTACGCCCGCTGGCAAGAAGGCTGCAGACTACATCATGGACCGCATGAAGCGGGCCGAGCTTCGCAACGTGCACTTCGAAGAGTTCAACTTCCCGATGCACGTCGCCGACCCGACGAAAGCGTCTCTCGCCGTCAGCAAAGGCGGCGCGCCGGAGCCGCCCGTGGCCTTCGACATCTTCGAGGGCTCTGGTGCCGGCGACGTGCGCGACTCGGAGCTCGTCTACGTCGGCTCCGCGAAGCCAGAGGACCTTCGCGGCAAGGAGCTTCGCGGCAAGATCGCGCTCGTCAAGCGCGACTCCAAGTATCACCGCTCGTCGCAATACCGGAACGTCTCTCAAGCGGGCGCCGTCGCCATGCTCTACGCGTCGGCCGTGCCCCAGAACCAGATCCAGATCGGCTCCATCCGTCACGCGTGGGAGGCCATGGGACCGATTCCCGCCATCACCATCGGCAAAGACGACGGCGAAAGGCTCCAAAAGAGCGTCGGCGAGGGCAACGTTCGCGCGAGCCTCAAGGTCGACGCGCGCGTCGCGCGCGGCACCGGTCGCAACGTCGTCGGCGTGGTGCCAGGAAAGAACTACGGAAAGAAGGACGCGAGCGGTAAGAGCCTCGATCGGCAGATCGTCATCGGCGCGCACTACGACACCTGGTACGTGGGCTCCGTCGACAACGGCTGCGGCGTGGCGGCGCTCCTGTACTTCGCGGGCAAGCGGGGGCAGACCGACGGTCGCTTCGACAACACGATCGTGTTTGTGGCTTACGACGGTGAAGAGGTCGCGCTCTACGGCGGCTACGACTACCTGCGCAAGCACCAAGACGACGGGATGCTCGCCGTCGTGAACTTTGAAATGCCGGCCGCTGAGACCGATCTAAAGAACGGCGGCATCACGACGCTCTTCGGTGGTGTCGCCTCCAGCGAGGTGCCCATCATGGACCTGGCGCTCCGCGAGTCGCGAACGGCGGGCCTCTTCGACACGTTCACCGTGTGGCTGTCGCTCGACAAGATCCAGCAGATGTTCGGCGGCATCATTCCCACCGACATCCAAGGCGCCTACCGGAGCGGCATCCCGACGGTGAGCACGGCGTCAGACTCACCCTGGTACCACACGCGCCTCGATACACCCGACAAGGTCGACGCGGACTTCCTCGCGCGCGGCGTCAAATCCTTCGACAAGGCCGTTCAGATCTTCGCGACCTCGTCGCCCGACAAGTTCGAGGGGCGCGACCCGACGCTGTGGGGCGCCGACTTGCGGCTGCCGATTGCGACCAGCACGGAGGTCTTGGCTGAGGTCCAGCTCACCGACCCGCAAGGCAACATCCTCATCGGCAAGGACGTCACGGCCACGTTCTTCTGCGACGACTTCTTCGCCGCCCCGGACGTCGTCGCGAAGACCGACGCCACGGGACACGCGCGGTTCTCGTTCGCGCGCGAGCTTCAGAGCTGCGCGGGCCGCCGTTGGGTTCACGTCTCCGCTGGCGGCGACTACCCGCTCGTGGAGAAGGTCATCGCGGTGCCGTCGCGTTGA
- a CDS encoding DUF3634 family protein has product MTNHALLFVVALLAALAFLALRRANEVAALSVRRGRVLLYRGHVPQALVNDVADAVRRGKVAEATIRIVKENRRPTLIIAGPVDDATKQVLRNLLQTHSHRLMARAVRAGAPPGRRSLGQRLGIASLAWWLHERER; this is encoded by the coding sequence GTGACGAACCACGCGCTGCTCTTCGTCGTCGCGCTGCTAGCGGCCCTCGCGTTCCTTGCCTTGCGACGCGCCAATGAAGTCGCGGCTCTCTCGGTGCGCCGCGGTCGGGTGCTCCTCTATCGAGGTCACGTGCCACAAGCGCTCGTCAACGACGTCGCGGACGCGGTCCGTCGAGGAAAGGTTGCGGAAGCAACGATTCGCATCGTGAAGGAGAACCGTCGGCCAACGCTCATCATCGCGGGTCCCGTCGACGACGCCACCAAACAGGTGCTGCGCAACCTGCTCCAAACGCACTCGCACCGTCTCATGGCACGCGCCGTCCGCGCTGGGGCGCCACCGGGCCGAAGAAGTCTCGGGCAGCGGCTGGGGATCGCTTCGCTCGCTTGGTGGCTGCACGAGCGAGAGCGTTAG
- a CDS encoding DUF2306 domain-containing protein: MALGSALISASSSAYFNFEELPPFVIEKLPVRFEALWLVSLRVHVAAAALAFPLCIALATRTLQRRAALHRWLGRLAGVVVLFALVPSGAVLAFDAKGGAFVSAGFLLSGAIVAWFMTRGVLAARRRDLVRHRRAMLHVFAQMSVAVTSRALLIGLDAAGMSPGVAYVVALWGPVLVSAAAAELLSSSSPLSNASKRMGHVFGKIALAVRPRSLSRPVARLGR; encoded by the coding sequence ATGGCGCTGGGCTCGGCGCTGATCAGCGCCTCCAGCTCGGCGTACTTCAACTTCGAAGAGCTCCCTCCCTTTGTCATCGAGAAGCTCCCCGTGCGCTTCGAAGCGCTGTGGCTCGTGTCCCTCCGCGTGCATGTCGCGGCGGCCGCGCTCGCGTTCCCGCTGTGCATCGCGCTTGCGACACGAACCCTGCAGCGCCGCGCCGCGCTTCACCGGTGGCTCGGGCGCCTCGCGGGCGTCGTAGTCCTCTTCGCTCTCGTCCCATCGGGCGCCGTGCTCGCGTTCGACGCGAAGGGCGGCGCCTTCGTGTCGGCGGGCTTCCTCCTCTCCGGCGCGATTGTCGCGTGGTTCATGACGAGAGGCGTGCTGGCAGCCCGACGCCGTGACCTGGTGAGACACCGTCGCGCGATGCTGCATGTGTTCGCACAGATGAGCGTGGCGGTGACATCGCGCGCGCTCCTCATTGGCCTCGACGCGGCAGGCATGTCACCCGGGGTCGCCTACGTGGTCGCGCTGTGGGGGCCGGTCCTCGTCAGCGCAGCGGCCGCCGAGCTCTTGTCTTCGTCGTCTCCCCTCTCGAACGCATCGAAAAGGATGGGTCATGTCTTCGGCAAAATCGCTTTGGCTGTGCGCCCTCGGTCTCTCTCTCGTCCCGTCGCTCGCCTCGGCCGATGA
- a CDS encoding magnesium transporter, whose amino-acid sequence MITTQPSDVLADATWIDLFDPTPEEVARVREATGLRVPTKHDVSEIESSSRLGFEDGAFYVSTPLVQRSNDEELALAPVGFVLSARRLLTVRFTATGSLDEARAECSKVGVASAEAAFLRIFETIVDGAADALEHAGNTSDELTRSIFRARSDKSDGLRAALQQIGRTAHRTSQIRDALLGVGRIASFVTESSLPGAPPVNTGRMRAVRTDITSLMEYEARVSSNLQFLLDATLGFISFEQNEVVKTLTIASVVGVPPVVVAGIYGMNFRSMPELAWPLGYPMALALIVVSALIPLYAFKRRGWM is encoded by the coding sequence ATGATCACCACGCAGCCCAGTGACGTGCTCGCGGACGCTACGTGGATCGACCTCTTCGACCCCACGCCGGAGGAGGTGGCGCGCGTGCGTGAGGCGACCGGCCTCCGCGTGCCCACGAAACACGACGTCAGCGAAATCGAGTCATCGAGCCGTCTCGGCTTCGAGGATGGGGCCTTCTATGTTTCAACGCCGCTCGTGCAGCGCAGCAACGACGAAGAGCTCGCCCTCGCTCCGGTAGGCTTTGTCCTCTCGGCGCGCCGATTGCTCACGGTGCGCTTCACGGCCACAGGCTCCCTCGACGAGGCGCGGGCCGAGTGCTCGAAGGTTGGCGTGGCGAGCGCGGAGGCCGCGTTTCTACGCATCTTCGAGACCATCGTCGATGGCGCCGCCGACGCCCTCGAGCACGCCGGCAACACATCGGACGAGCTCACGCGTTCCATCTTCAGGGCGCGCAGCGACAAGAGCGACGGACTCCGCGCGGCGCTCCAGCAGATCGGCCGAACGGCCCATCGGACATCGCAAATCCGTGATGCGCTCCTCGGCGTCGGTCGCATCGCCTCGTTCGTCACCGAGTCTAGTCTCCCGGGCGCACCGCCGGTCAACACGGGTCGCATGAGGGCGGTCCGAACCGACATCACATCGCTCATGGAATACGAGGCGCGAGTCTCCTCCAACTTGCAGTTTTTGCTCGACGCCACGCTGGGCTTCATCAGCTTCGAGCAGAACGAGGTCGTCAAGACTCTGACCATCGCCTCGGTGGTGGGCGTGCCGCCAGTGGTCGTGGCCGGCATCTACGGCATGAACTTCCGTTCCATGCCCGAGCTCGCTTGGCCCCTCGGTTATCCCATGGCTCTTGCGCTCATCGTGGTGAGCGCGCTCATTCCGCTGTACGCGTTCAAGCGGCGCGGGTGGATGTAG